A stretch of DNA from Paenibacillus sp. FSL W8-0186:
CGCCCCTATTATTGGGCAGCGTTACCCTGTTCTATGCTTTATATATTTCACTCCAATATATTGTCAGCTCTATTGTCAGTTGGAAAAGGGGATTCAAGCCGGGTATGAAGGCCGCATTCACGAACAGCCTCATTCTCGACAACTCGGGTAACTACGGACTTCCTATCAATCAGCTCGCATTCAAGGGCGATCCGCTAGCGACTTCGATCCAGGCGCTCGTCATGACCTTTCAAAGCCTCGTCACCTTTACTTATGGCGTAATCTCGGTTCAACGCGCTAAATCAGGAGGAACATTGAAAGCAGCATTAATTGGGTTTCTAAAAATGCCGGTTCCGTACGCGCTCGTGCTTGGCCTAGTCTTTCACGTCTTGCACTGGCCGCTGCCAGAGTTCGCAGCAAAGCCGCTGGGCTATATCGCAGATTCCATGGTCAGCATCGCTTTACTGACGTTAGGGGCGCAAATTATCCAATATCCGCTTCGCCTGGATCGGTTAGATGTATACATCAGCGCCTTCTTAAGGCTGCTAGTCGGTCCGGCTATCGGGCTGCTGCTTATTCTCGCGCTTGGCCTGAAAGGCATCCCGGCTCAAGCGCTGCTCATCGCCTCCGGTATGCCGACAGGCGTCAACAGTACGATTCTTGCTGAAGAGTATGATAACGAGCCAGACTTCGCGTCCCAGACCGTACTCATCTCTACGCTGCTGAACGTCATAACCGTAACGGCACTGATCTCGTTATCCAAATTCGTGGGGTAATTTATCGGAACATGTCGATCGGCAAATGCCCTGCGATTCTCGATAATTTCCTTAATTAATAGCCGGTCCAGTTGGCTTCATTTCCTTCTGGCCGGTTGTTATTTTAAATTCCTCTTGAGGGTTTACTTCAAATAACCTCAATTCCCTCGCGCGCTGCGGGTTCTTTGTTAAGAACATAAGGCATTTGATATATATTACTTAGCCCGTTGAAACTGTGGCCGCAAATTCACCTGCTCTTTGGTATAGAAAAAAGCACTCTAAAAGAGCGCCTTTCCATAAATGTAGACATATTATTCCTTAGAGATAATAACATTGAAGTCATATCCCATTACAGTAAGTGCTACAAAGATATCCCCTTTGGAGTAATAGGAAACCTCATCATCGGATGTATCACTTTCATAAACATACCCTTGCTTTTCCAATTCATTAACATACTTTTGGATATTTCCATCAGTTGCATCAGTAACATCATATGCATACATCACAGTTTTTCCGTCTGATAGCTCTATTCTTTTTCCGGATGAGATACCATTTACACTTGCATAATTAGGAATATCACCATTGTATTCAGAATAAAATTGTCCCTTTCCAGTGTTGATTTCCACTCTTCCAAGTTGATCATTCCAAACATAGTCTACACCAGTAATGTCGCCTAACTTAGCAAGAGGAACATAAGTGCTGCCTTCATAATTTAACACTGGCCGTTCAGCATCCTTATACTCTACGCCATCGACAACTATTGGATAAGTGACAGGAGTCAATATGAACTGCTTAATTTGTTCTGCATAAACCGTTGTTCCCAACATGAGACAAGAACCTACAATGCAGCCGGATATAAATTTTTTCAACAAAAGGCCCTCCCTAATATTTTCCTATTATTCTACCATAATTAGATAACTGGGGGGGACGTATAGAGAAACTTTTAAAAACATCAATAAAAAAAATGCCCCTGTGACTGTTATGTGATTTTATATAAAAAGGCTCCCTCTCGGGAGCCTCTTTATCATGCGCTATTACAGGACTTACAGCCCTTTATTACATCATACCGCCCATGCCGCCCATGTCTGGCATAGCTGGTTTTTCTGGTTCTGGTTTGTCTGCGATAACCACTTCGGTAGTCAGGAACAATCCAGCTACGGATGCAGCGTGTTGCAGCGCGGAACGAGTAACCTTAGCAGGGTCAACGATACCTGCTTCGATCATATTCACCCATTCGCCGGTAGCCGCGTTGAAACCGATACCTGCTTGCTCTTTCTTCAGGCGCTCAACGATAACAGAGCCTTCTTCGCCTGCGTTCGCGGAAATCGTACGGATTGGCTCTTCCAGAGCACGCAATACGATGTTCACGCCCGTTTTCTCGTCGCCTTCCACATCAAGCGCAGCTACAGCATTGTATACGTTCACGAGGGCTACGCCGCCGCCGGATACGATACCTTCTTCAACAGCCGCACGAGTAGCGTTCAATGCGTCTTCGATGCGCAGCTTGCGCTCTTTCAGTTCGGTCTCGGTAGCTGCACCAACTTTAACTACGGCTACGCCGCCAGCCAGCTTAGCCAGGCGCTCTTGCAGCTTCTCTTTATCGAATTCGGAAGTAGTTTCTTCCAATTGCGTACGGATTTGGTTCACGCGAGCTGTAATGTCAGCTTTGTCTCCGCTTCCGTCAACGATGGTTGTGTTTTCTTTCGTAACGATAACTTGGCGAGCGTTACCCAGCTGCTCTACGCTGGTGCTCTTCAGATCCAATCCGAGCTTCTCGGTAATCACTTGTCCGCCAGTCAAAGCAGCGATATCCTGCAGCATGGCTTCGCGACGGTCGCCAAAGCCTGGTGCCTTCACCGCAACAGCGTTGAACGTACCGCGCAGCTTGTTCACGATCAGCATGGCTTGCGCTTCGCCTTCGATATCTTCAGCAATGATCAGAAGCGGTCTGCTTTGCTGTACGATTTTCTCCAGGATTGGCAGAATTTCTTGCGTGCTGCTGATTTTCTTATCTGTAATCAAGATGTACGGGTTATCCAGAACTGCTTCCATCTTGTCTGTGTCCGTAATCATGTACGGGGAAATATAACCGCGGTCGAACTGCATTCCTTCTACAACCTCAAGCTCAGTCAAGAAGCCGCGAGATTCTTCAACGGTGATTACGCCGTCTTTGCCGACTTTCTCCATTGCTTCAGCGATCAGTTCGCCCACTTCTTCGTCGCCAGCGGAAATTGCCGCAACTTGAGCGATGGATTGTTTGCCCTCGATCGATTTGGAAATTTTCTGAAGCTCTTCTACCGCAGCGCGAACCGCCTTGTCGATCCCTTTACGCAAACCGATTGGGCTAGCACCTGCCGTAACGTTCTTCAAGCCTTCGCGGATCAACGCTTGAGCCAATACTGTTGCAGTAGTCGTACCGTCACCGGCAACATCGTTAGTTTTCGTAGCTACTTCTTTAACCAGTTGGGCACCCATGTTCTCGAATGCATCTTCCAGCTCGATTTCCTTAGCGATGGTTACCCCGTCATTCGTAATTAGCGGGCTGCCGAATTTTTTCTCCAATACCACGTTGCGGCCTTTTGGTCCAAGAGTAACTTTTACCGCATTTGCCAAAGCATCTACCCCGCGCAGCATCGCACGGCGAGCGTCTTCATTGAATTTAATCTCTTTTGCCATAATTCAATTACCTCCCTGAATGATTGTTGATTTGCTCTTTATTCACAAGGTCAGGCTGATGTACGCTTAACCCACGATGGCGTGGATGTCGCTTTCCTTCATAATTAAGTATTCTTTGCCTTCGTATTTGATTTCCGTTCCCGCATATTTGGAGAACAGTACGCGGTCGCCTTCCTTCACTTCCAATGGAACACGCACCCCGTCCTTCAGTGCTCCGCTGCCCACGGCAACGATTTTACCTTCTTGCGGCTTCTCCTTCGCCGTATCTGGCAGGACGATGCCAAATGCAGTCGTTTCCTCTTGCTCAATCGGTTCTACCAGTACGCGTTCACCTAAAGGTTTGATCATGAAAATGTCCTCCTTTAAATATGTTTTGTTGATTTTAATAACGTTATCGATGTGTTAGCACTCGATACACATTAGTGCTAACAACCACTTTTTATGATACTCAAAATGAATCCAGATTTCAAGTTCCCTGCTGCATTTTTTTCGTAAGTTTGGCGGAATCGTTCCATGGGCCCTTTTCATGATATCCTCATATATCTATAAATATTCCAATTGGCTCTCTCGAATCTATGGATTCCTTCCCATTTTTAGAAACGGTTCCTAAAAAGCAACAAACACATCTTCTCTGTTGAAGATGTGTTTGTCATGGCAGAATGCCTCTATGAATTATATTCGGCTTCCCGCTCGGCATCCGCTGCCATTAGCTTGCGATGGATACGCGAGGATAGGAGCACGCTGATTTCATACAGAATAATGAGCGGAATCAGTACCAGAAACGCGGAAAGAAAATCCGCAGGCGTAATCATTACGGAAATCACTACAAGGGCAAAATACGCCACCCTTCTCATTTTCCGCAGGAGCCTTGGGGTCAGAATCCGCAGCTGAGTGAGAAACAATATAACGATCGGCAGCTCAAATAGCAGCGATATCGGGATAATGATATTAAATAAAAACTTGAAATAATCCGCCATTCCATAGGTTTCGATCAGTCCAAGCTCCGCATTGAGCTCTCCGGTAAACGCCATGGCCAGCGGAAATACGACATAATAACCGAAAGAAATCCCGATCAAGAAGCACAGGAATACGTAAGGAATATATTTAAGCGTAGCCTTCCGTTCCGCAGGCTTAAGTCCGGGACTTACAAAAGCCCATATTTGATACAGCGTGAAGGGCAGGGTAACGCCTAGCGCTACCATCATTGCTATTTTCATATATACGCCAACGCCGTCCCAGAAAGAGAAGGCATTCAGGTTAATCTTCACGCCTGAAAGGGCGTTGACCGTGACGTAATTGTATATTGGTTTGACTACGAAGAAAGCCGCGACCAG
This window harbors:
- the tatC gene encoding twin-arginine translocase subunit TatC, with translation MAEETQQSVVEHLTELRRRLFWVLLVFVFVLVAAFFVVKPIYNYVTVNALSGVKINLNAFSFWDGVGVYMKIAMMVALGVTLPFTLYQIWAFVSPGLKPAERKATLKYIPYVFLCFLIGISFGYYVVFPLAMAFTGELNAELGLIETYGMADYFKFLFNIIIPISLLFELPIVILFLTQLRILTPRLLRKMRRVAYFALVVISVMITPADFLSAFLVLIPLIILYEISVLLSSRIHRKLMAADAEREAEYNS
- the groES gene encoding co-chaperone GroES, which gives rise to MIKPLGERVLVEPIEQEETTAFGIVLPDTAKEKPQEGKIVAVGSGALKDGVRVPLEVKEGDRVLFSKYAGTEIKYEGKEYLIMKESDIHAIVG
- the groL gene encoding chaperonin GroEL (60 kDa chaperone family; promotes refolding of misfolded polypeptides especially under stressful conditions; forms two stacked rings of heptamers to form a barrel-shaped 14mer; ends can be capped by GroES; misfolded proteins enter the barrel where they are refolded when GroES binds) — protein: MAKEIKFNEDARRAMLRGVDALANAVKVTLGPKGRNVVLEKKFGSPLITNDGVTIAKEIELEDAFENMGAQLVKEVATKTNDVAGDGTTTATVLAQALIREGLKNVTAGASPIGLRKGIDKAVRAAVEELQKISKSIEGKQSIAQVAAISAGDEEVGELIAEAMEKVGKDGVITVEESRGFLTELEVVEGMQFDRGYISPYMITDTDKMEAVLDNPYILITDKKISSTQEILPILEKIVQQSRPLLIIAEDIEGEAQAMLIVNKLRGTFNAVAVKAPGFGDRREAMLQDIAALTGGQVITEKLGLDLKSTSVEQLGNARQVIVTKENTTIVDGSGDKADITARVNQIRTQLEETTSEFDKEKLQERLAKLAGGVAVVKVGAATETELKERKLRIEDALNATRAAVEEGIVSGGGVALVNVYNAVAALDVEGDEKTGVNIVLRALEEPIRTISANAGEEGSVIVERLKKEQAGIGFNAATGEWVNMIEAGIVDPAKVTRSALQHAASVAGLFLTTEVVIADKPEPEKPAMPDMGGMGGMM
- a CDS encoding AEC family transporter, with the translated sequence MIIEIVTDVVLPIFVLIGLGALMHRAFQLNLYTLAKINFYYITPAVVFLSMYNSEMSPLLLGSVTLFYALYISLQYIVSSIVSWKRGFKPGMKAAFTNSLILDNSGNYGLPINQLAFKGDPLATSIQALVMTFQSLVTFTYGVISVQRAKSGGTLKAALIGFLKMPVPYALVLGLVFHVLHWPLPEFAAKPLGYIADSMVSIALLTLGAQIIQYPLRLDRLDVYISAFLRLLVGPAIGLLLILALGLKGIPAQALLIASGMPTGVNSTILAEEYDNEPDFASQTVLISTLLNVITVTALISLSKFVG